The Methanobrevibacter sp. genome includes a region encoding these proteins:
- a CDS encoding PEGA domain-containing protein translates to LCMFESIKLRIIKGRQLNPFATAKVLQEHEDRLNALESNSSESTGSDSNSSNSPGSTNTATPTTRDISITVDNGTKAIEGATVNIGNIYGTTGSAGGCTLKGVADGEQTIEVIAEGYGDYEDTITVSADNTSFTVTMTAVIQG, encoded by the coding sequence GTTATGTATGTTTGAAAGTATTAAACTTCGCATAATTAAAGGAAGGCAGTTAAATCCTTTTGCAACTGCAAAAGTATTGCAAGAGCATGAGGATAGATTAAATGCTTTGGAAAGTAACAGTTCAGAGTCTACTGGCTCTGACTCTAATTCTTCTAATAGTCCTGGTTCTACTAATACTGCAACCCCTACTACAAGAGATATTAGCATTACTGTTGATAATGGTACTAAAGCTATTGAAGGTGCAACTGTTAATATAGGTAATATATATGGTACTACTGGTAGTGCTGGAGGTTGTACTTTGAAAGGTGTTGCTGATGGTGAACAAACCATCGAAGTTATAGCTGAAGGGTATGGCGATTATGAAGATACTATTACAGTAAGTGCAGATAATACAAGTTTCACTGTTACTATGACTGCTGTAATACAAGGTTAA